In Lottiidibacillus patelloidae, the genomic window GGTGTATCTGGTGGAGAAGAAGGTGCACTTAAAGGACCAGCAATTATGCCTGGGGGACAACGTGAAGCTTTTGATCTTGTGAGACCTCTACTAGAAGATATCGCTGCAAAAGTAGATGGTGACCCTTGTTGTACATATATTGGTCCAGATGGTGCTGGGCATTACGTTAAAATGGTACATAACGGAATTGAATATGGTGATATGCAGTTAATTTGCGAAGCATATTTCCTTTTGAAAAATACATTGAACCTATCTTATGAAGAGTTACACAAAATTTTCGCGGAATGGAATGCTGGCGAATTAGATAGCTATTTAATGGAAATTACTGCAAACATCTTCACAAAAGTAGATGAAGAAACTGGCAAGCCACTTGTTGATGTTATTCTAGATACAGCTGGACAAAAAGGTACTGGAAAATGGACAAGTAAGGATGCCCTTGATTTAGGAGTACCACTTCCAATTATTACTGAATCTGTATTTGCTCGCTTTATTTCTGCGATGAAAGAAGAGCGTGTCAAGGCTAGTAAAGTTTTATCAGGACCTAATAAGCCATTTACTGGTGATAAAAATGAATTTATTGAATCTGTAAGAAAAGCTTTATATATGAGTAAAATTTGTTCATACGCTCAAGGGTTTGCTCAACTAAAAGCTGCATCAGAAGAATACAATTGGGACTTACAATATGGTAGTATTGCGATGATTTTTAGAGGTGGATGTATTATCCGTGCTGGCTTCTTACAAAACATTAAAGAA contains:
- the gndA gene encoding NADP-dependent phosphogluconate dehydrogenase — protein: MTKQHIGVLGVGVMGKSLALNFESKGYSVSLYDVFSETTKNIIASNPNKNLKATFSVEEFINSLEVPRKILLMVKAGEVTDKAIDSLLPFLSEGDILIDGGNTLFIDTIRRNKALQEKGINFIGAGVSGGEEGALKGPAIMPGGQREAFDLVRPLLEDIAAKVDGDPCCTYIGPDGAGHYVKMVHNGIEYGDMQLICEAYFLLKNTLNLSYEELHKIFAEWNAGELDSYLMEITANIFTKVDEETGKPLVDVILDTAGQKGTGKWTSKDALDLGVPLPIITESVFARFISAMKEERVKASKVLSGPNKPFTGDKNEFIESVRKALYMSKICSYAQGFAQLKAASEEYNWDLQYGSIAMIFRGGCIIRAGFLQNIKEAYDRDGNLANLMLDPYFKEIVESYQTALRDTISTAVQHGIPVPALSSALSYYDSYRTETLPANLLQAQRDYFGAHTYKRIDKEGTFHTDWLK